CGTTTCCTGCCCGGAGGCAGGCCCAACGGGCGCGGCACAGCCAGCCACACCGCGCGGCCCTCACTCAAGAGAACCTCCCCTGATCGGCGAGACGCCCCACCGCGACTCGCGCACTCAGTCATACATGAGCTATCGTTCATGTGGTTATGGATTTCATTTTCATTAGCTCGGATTCGGCACGCCACTAGGGGGTGAACGTTGGTGTGAGCGATGACCCAACAGCGGCCAACCCGGCAGCGCTCGGCCCTTCTGGAAGCTCTCGCGAACTGTCACGACTTCGTCTCGGCGCAGGACCTGTACGCGCGCATGACCGCCGACGGCACACGGATCGGTCTGACCACCGTCTACCGAGGACTGCGTGACCTGGAGGCCGCGGACGCCGTCGACGTCATCCAAGCCAACGCCGGTGAACGGCTTTACCGATGGCGGCCCACCGATGAACACCGCCACTACCTGATCTGCCGTGCCTGCGGCAGCAGCCGACCGGTGGACTGCGAGGTCGTCGAGGAGTGGGCCGGACAAATCGCCTCCGACTCCGGATTCGCCGCGGTGGAGCACACCGTCGAACTCACCGACGTCTGCGCCGGCTGCCAACCCGCCACCGAGTGAGGAGAACTGCCGTCATGCCCCTGGGATTCGGGCCAGGAAACCCCGCCGCACCCAGCCCGCACCTGCGCGAGCTGAAGGAGACCGTGCGCACCCTGCTGGACCTCGACGACGACACCGCCGTCATGATCCGCCAGCTCGCCTGCACCGAACCGGGTTGCCCGCCCTTGGAGACGGTCGTCGCCGCCCTGCCGATGAACGGGCCTGCCCGCCGCTGGACCCTGCACCAGCCCACCGACGAGATCACCGAGGACGACCTCAAGGCCGCCCTGCTCACCACCGCACCCGAAGGAGCCTGACCCTGATGACCGAAGCAACCACGACGGACGCCCCGCGCGACGAACGCGTGCCCGTCACCGTCCTCACCGGCTTCCTCGGCTCGGGCAAGACGACCCTTCTCAACCGGATCCTCACCGAACACCACGGGATGCGGATCGCCGTCATCGAGAACGAGTTCGGCGAGATCGGCATCGACGACGCCCTCGTCCTCGACGCCGAAGAAGAGATCTTCGAGATGAACAACGGCTGCATCTGCTGCACCGTCCGAGGAGACCTCATCCGCATCCTCGGAGCCCTGATGCGCCGCCGGGAGAAGTTCGACCACATCCTCATCGAGACCACCGGCCTGGCCGACCCCGCGCCCGTGGCACAGACCTTCTTCATGGACGACGAGATCGCCGCCCAGCTGCGCCTGGACGCCATCATCACCCTCGTCGACGCCGCCCACGTCCTACAACACCTTGACGAGGTCAAGCCCGAGGGCGTGGAGAACGAGGCCGTCGAGCAGATCGCCTTCGCCGACCGCGTCATCCTCAACAAGACCGACCTGGCGGACGAGGCGACCCTCGCCGAGGTCGAGGCCCGCGTGAAGGCCATCAACGCGCCCGTGCAGATCCTGCGCGCCCGCAACGCCGAGGTCGACCTGAAGCAGATCCTCGACGTCGGCGCCTTCGACCTCGACCGGGTCCTCAAAGACGACCCGTCCTTCCTCACCGAGACCGAGCACCAGCACGACGCCACCGTCACCTCCGTCGGCATCGAACTGGACGGCGAGGTCGACGACGCCCGCCTGAACGCGTGGCTGGGCAACCTGCTGCGCACCAAGGGCGTCGACATCTTCCGCTCCAAGGGCATCCTCGCCATTGCCGGTTCGGGCAGGCAGTACGTCTTCCAGGGCGTCCACATGCTGCTGATGGGCGAGGAGGGCGCCCAGTGGCGGAACGATGAGCCGCGCCGCAACCGGCTGGTCTTCATCGGCCGCAACCTCGACCGCGACGAGCTGGAGCGCGGCTTCGCCGACTGCCTGGCCACGGCGGGAGCGGCCGCGTGAGCATCACCGCACCCGACCAGGCGCTCACCGTCGCCTGGGAGATCACCATCGAGGACGCACCCGTCGCGCTCAGCGCGCGCGGCGACCTGGTGGCCGTCGCCGGAGCCGAGGGCACGGTACGCATCCTCGATGCCGCGATGGGTGCCGAGATGGGGGCACTCGACCTGCCCGGTGGCGCCCTGAAGAATTACCTCTCCCCCACCGCCCGGCACTTGGCGGTCACCGGCCCCATGGGGTACGCGCTGTGGCGGCGCACGGACGGCCGCACCGTCGTCCGCGAATCCGGCGCCTGGTCCTCCTCCGCCGCCTGGGCCAACGACGAGCGGGTGGCCATCGCCTCCGGACGCAAGGCGCTCGTACTCGACGCCGACGGCGACGGCGAGGAGTTGTGGCGTACAGAGCCCGCCGCATCCACCGTCACCGACCTCGCCTGGCTGCGCCGGGGGCGCCGGCTGGCCGTGGCCGCCTACGGAGCCGTACGCGGCCACGAGCGGCACACCGCCCAGCCCGTCGTCACCTACCCCTACATCGGCTCGCACCTCGCACTCGCCGTCGCCCCGACCGAGAAGTGGATCTGCAGCGGCAACCAGGACGCCTCGATCCACATCTGGCGCACCCGCGACGGCAGCGAACTGACCATGTCCGGCTACCCGGAGAAGGTCTCCCGCCTCGCCTTCGACGACACCGGCTTCTGGCTCGCCGCCGACGGCGCCCCCGACCTGACGGTCTGGGACTTCTCCGGCAAAGGTCCGGCGGGGACGGCACCGCGCCAACTGCGCTGCCACGAGACGATCACCGCGCTGGCCTGGCGGCCGGGCCCGGCCGGGCATCTGGCCAGCGGCGGCCACGACGGCACGATCGCGCTCTGGTACGCCACCGCCGGACAACCCGCCAACCGGCTGCGGCCGGTGCGCACACTGGACGACGCCGACTCCGCAGTCGCCGCGCTGGCCTGGGCCGGACCGCACCTGCTGGTCACCGCCTACCGCGACGGCCGCGTACGGGCCTACGGCCTGCCCTCCCGGACGGAGCTGTGAAGCGCCCCGCCGCCCCGTGCGGCGCCGCCGGCCCTACGGTGACCGTCGGCGTCGCACGGGCACGGCCCTGCACGCTGGTCGTGTGCCGCGGCTGCTGCTGCGGCAACCCCCGCAAGCACCCCGGCACCGACCACGCTTGGCAACTGGACCGGCTGCGCGCCGGTGCCGCCGCGTCCGGCGGCCGCTTCGTCGTCCGTACGACGGACTGTCTGGGCCCCTGCGACCAGGCCAATGTCATCGTCGTCCAGCCCTCCACCGCCGGCCGAAGAGCCGGAGGCCGGGCGACCTGGATCGGCTTCGCCATGGACGACGACTGCACCGACGACGTCCTGCGGTGGGCCGCCGACGGCGGACCTGGCGTCGCGGAACCCCCGACCACGCTGGAGCTGCAGTTCGTCCGCCCGCCACGCGAGGCGAGGGCCCGTGCACGCCGCTGACTCCGGTGGCGGCAACGGAGGAGGGAGTGGTGGTCGCGACATCCTCGCGGCCGCCCTCCCCCGCAGCCCTTCGGGCACGGCTGTTCGCGCCGTCTGCGCTCCGCTCGACGAGACGACGGTAGCGTCTGTCGCCGCCACCCTTCAGGCCCTGGCCACCCCCTCCCGGCTGCGCATCCTCACCACCCTGCGCCACGCCCCGTACCCCGTCGGCGCCCTCGCCGCCGCCGTCGGCATGGAACAGTCCGCCGTCTCCCACCAACTCCGGCTCCTGCGCGCCCTCGGCCTGGTCACCGGAGAACGCGACGGCCGCCGCATCGTCTACCGCCTCTACGACAACCACGTCGCCCAACTCCTCGACCAGGCCGTCCACCACATCGAACACCTCCGCCTCAACCTGCGCGACCCCCACTGAACCGCCCCCCGGAGTGCTCCGGTTGGCGCCTGCGACGCTCAGCATCGCTCCAGCGCGGCAACTGACGTGCGCCACATGGGACCAGGCACCCGCACAGCTGAAAACCGTTTTCATTAAATTGGATAGAGTCGACCCGGGGCAGCGCCACGGAACCGCTGCACAGACGGCACACACCCAACAGACGCGCATGCCAGCCACGCACATGCCAGACAGGAGAAACCCCGTGAGCGAGACCGCACACCGCGGATATACCGTGCGCCCCGCGACACCGGCCGACATGGACGACGCGCGCCGCGTCATGCTCGACACCCTCTACAAGGAGTTCGGATACGGGTACGTGCCCCAATGGCACCGGGACGTGATGGACCTCAAGGGCACGTACCTCGACAACCACCGGCACCTGCTCCTCGTAGCGGTCCATGAGGGCGAGGTGGTCGCCACGACCGGAGTGCGCTCTGCGGGCCCTGCCCACCCACCGCACCCGCGCTGGCTGGCCGAGCACTACCCGTCGGGGACCACCGCCCAGCTGGTCCGCGTGTACGTACGGCCCGAACACCGGCGCCAGGGGCTCGCCCGCACCCTGGTCGACACGGCCTGCTCCTTCATCGCGAACACACCGGGCTACGAGCGGATCTACCTCCACACCAACGTCAACGTCGAGGGTGCGGAAGCCTTCTGGCGCAGCTTGTCCAAGGAGGTGTTCGACGCCCGCACCACAGGCGAGCACGGACCAGGCGTCGCCACGGTGCACTTCGAGATTCCCATGCCGTACCACTTCACGCCGGGCGACTGACCGGCATCCTCGCCTCATGCCTGCGCCCACCACGGCCGTCGTCCGCACGTCGACCGGCTGGGCTGGCGCAGGGTCGCGACGACGACCCCGCCGCCGCCCCTGCGGGCCTCCTGCCCCAGCTCAACGCGGGCCTGCAGAGCTGGGACTCGGACGTTCAGGTGTCAGCTCCTCCCCCATGCGGGTAAAGAGGGCATATGCGTGGGGGGGCGGATCTGAGTCAGACAAACCATGTTGGCAGCGGGCATAGTCATCGCGGTGGTGTTTTTCTGGTGGGTAGCGCTCGACCCCCCGACCTGGCTGATCGCCGGAGACACTGTGAGGGCGATCTCCGATGCGAAGGACCGGGCGGCGGCACTGAACACTGTTCGGCGTCACCGAACTCACCACCGACGTGGGGATTGAGCAGCCCGCGGCCTCCCACCAGCTCCGGCTGCTGCGCACCCTGGGCCTGGCCATCGGGCGGCGCGACGGCCGCCGCATCGTCTACCGCCTCTACGACAACCACGTGGCCCAGCTCCTCGACCAGGCAGTCCACCACATCGAACACCTGCGACTCGGCATGCAGGACCCCGGTTGACGGTCGAAATGACAGTCGGA
Above is a window of Streptomyces sp. DT2A-34 DNA encoding:
- a CDS encoding Fur family transcriptional regulator, giving the protein MTQQRPTRQRSALLEALANCHDFVSAQDLYARMTADGTRIGLTTVYRGLRDLEAADAVDVIQANAGERLYRWRPTDEHRHYLICRACGSSRPVDCEVVEEWAGQIASDSGFAAVEHTVELTDVCAGCQPATE
- a CDS encoding GTP-binding protein codes for the protein MTEATTTDAPRDERVPVTVLTGFLGSGKTTLLNRILTEHHGMRIAVIENEFGEIGIDDALVLDAEEEIFEMNNGCICCTVRGDLIRILGALMRRREKFDHILIETTGLADPAPVAQTFFMDDEIAAQLRLDAIITLVDAAHVLQHLDEVKPEGVENEAVEQIAFADRVILNKTDLADEATLAEVEARVKAINAPVQILRARNAEVDLKQILDVGAFDLDRVLKDDPSFLTETEHQHDATVTSVGIELDGEVDDARLNAWLGNLLRTKGVDIFRSKGILAIAGSGRQYVFQGVHMLLMGEEGAQWRNDEPRRNRLVFIGRNLDRDELERGFADCLATAGAAA
- a CDS encoding WD40 repeat domain-containing protein yields the protein MSITAPDQALTVAWEITIEDAPVALSARGDLVAVAGAEGTVRILDAAMGAEMGALDLPGGALKNYLSPTARHLAVTGPMGYALWRRTDGRTVVRESGAWSSSAAWANDERVAIASGRKALVLDADGDGEELWRTEPAASTVTDLAWLRRGRRLAVAAYGAVRGHERHTAQPVVTYPYIGSHLALAVAPTEKWICSGNQDASIHIWRTRDGSELTMSGYPEKVSRLAFDDTGFWLAADGAPDLTVWDFSGKGPAGTAPRQLRCHETITALAWRPGPAGHLASGGHDGTIALWYATAGQPANRLRPVRTLDDADSAVAALAWAGPHLLVTAYRDGRVRAYGLPSRTEL
- a CDS encoding (2Fe-2S) ferredoxin domain-containing protein; translation: MTVGVARARPCTLVVCRGCCCGNPRKHPGTDHAWQLDRLRAGAAASGGRFVVRTTDCLGPCDQANVIVVQPSTAGRRAGGRATWIGFAMDDDCTDDVLRWAADGGPGVAEPPTTLELQFVRPPREARARARR
- a CDS encoding metalloregulator ArsR/SmtB family transcription factor, with amino-acid sequence MHAADSGGGNGGGSGGRDILAAALPRSPSGTAVRAVCAPLDETTVASVAATLQALATPSRLRILTTLRHAPYPVGALAAAVGMEQSAVSHQLRLLRALGLVTGERDGRRIVYRLYDNHVAQLLDQAVHHIEHLRLNLRDPH
- a CDS encoding GNAT family N-acetyltransferase; the protein is MDDARRVMLDTLYKEFGYGYVPQWHRDVMDLKGTYLDNHRHLLLVAVHEGEVVATTGVRSAGPAHPPHPRWLAEHYPSGTTAQLVRVYVRPEHRRQGLARTLVDTACSFIANTPGYERIYLHTNVNVEGAEAFWRSLSKEVFDARTTGEHGPGVATVHFEIPMPYHFTPGD